The following proteins are co-located in the Bacteroidales bacterium genome:
- a CDS encoding ABC-F family ATP-binding cassette domain-containing protein, with translation MLTLHSVSYTHPNKDLLFTDINLTINNHDKIALIGSNGVGKSTLLKIIAKELEPSGGKINVDAEPYYIPQICGQFNHLSIAQALRIENKLNALNEILNGNISEENFNLLNDDWTLEDRCKDALNYWHLSNLDLSQKMDTLSGGQKTKVFLAGISIHQYELVLLDEPSNHLDIFGRQLLYDYIQSTESTLVIVSHDRKLLNLLDTVCELNSNGIKVYGGDYDFYKEQKQIEINALNQDIQSKEKDLKKAKEKQRETLERQRKLDTRAKKSSGKAGLPKIVSNAMKNSAELSTAKIAGVHTEKIGIVRTELQKLRSSLSEINQMKFGFDNSKLHRGKNLFIANSINFGYTTENYLWRENLNFQIVSGERISVKGANGSGKTTLIKMILGYLVPQIGTVFIAENKSVYIDQDYSLIDNNRKVYEQSQQFNTFALQEHEIKIRLNRFLFPKEDWDKPCNALSGGERMRLMLCCLSIYNQSPDIIILDEPTNNLDIYNIEILTNAINDYQGTLIVISHDETFLEQINIERTINL, from the coding sequence ATGTTGACTTTACATAGTGTATCATATACACACCCTAATAAAGATTTGCTGTTTACTGACATCAACCTAACGATAAACAACCACGACAAAATAGCTTTGATTGGTAGCAACGGAGTTGGAAAATCAACGTTGTTGAAAATTATTGCTAAAGAATTAGAACCGTCAGGCGGTAAAATAAATGTTGATGCGGAACCGTATTATATCCCACAAATTTGCGGACAGTTTAACCATTTGAGCATTGCTCAGGCATTAAGGATTGAAAATAAGTTAAATGCCTTAAATGAAATTTTGAACGGAAACATAAGTGAAGAAAATTTCAACCTGCTTAATGATGACTGGACATTAGAAGACCGTTGTAAAGATGCTCTGAACTATTGGCATTTATCCAATTTAGACTTGTCTCAAAAAATGGACACCCTTAGTGGAGGACAGAAGACAAAAGTTTTTCTCGCAGGCATTTCTATCCATCAATATGAGTTGGTTTTGCTGGACGAACCAAGCAATCATTTGGATATTTTTGGCAGGCAACTGTTGTATGATTATATTCAATCTACAGAAAGTACTTTGGTTATCGTAAGCCACGACAGAAAATTACTGAACCTCTTAGATACCGTTTGCGAATTAAACTCAAATGGAATTAAAGTCTATGGTGGTGATTACGACTTTTATAAGGAACAAAAACAAATTGAAATAAATGCGCTTAACCAAGATATTCAAAGCAAGGAAAAGGACTTGAAAAAAGCCAAAGAGAAACAACGTGAAACTTTGGAACGTCAAAGAAAACTGGACACACGAGCAAAAAAAAGTAGTGGTAAAGCGGGGCTTCCTAAAATAGTTTCCAATGCTATGAAAAACAGTGCAGAGTTAAGTACTGCTAAAATAGCGGGTGTTCACACAGAAAAAATAGGAATTGTCAGAACTGAATTACAAAAGTTGCGTTCTTCCCTTTCTGAAATTAACCAAATGAAGTTTGGATTTGACAATTCAAAACTTCATAGAGGCAAAAATCTTTTTATTGCAAATAGTATTAATTTCGGGTACACAACCGAAAACTATTTATGGAGAGAAAATTTGAATTTTCAAATTGTTAGTGGGGAACGAATATCTGTAAAAGGAGCAAACGGTTCTGGTAAAACGACTTTAATAAAAATGATTTTGGGATATCTTGTACCGCAAATCGGCACAGTCTTTATTGCAGAAAACAAATCGGTTTATATTGACCAAGATTATTCGTTAATAGATAACAACCGAAAAGTTTATGAGCAGTCACAGCAATTTAATACTTTTGCATTGCAGGAACACGAAATAAAAATAAGACTAAATAGGTTTTTGTTCCCAAAAGAAGATTGGGACAAGCCTTGCAATGCTTTAAGTGGTGGGGAAAGAATGCGTTTGATGTTATGTTGTTTAAGCATTTACAATCAATCGCCAGACATCATAATCTTGGACGAACCGACCAATAATTTGGATATTTATAACATAGAAATACTAACAAATGCCATCAATGATTATCAGGGTACATTGATTGTCATTTCGCACGATGAAACTTTTTTAGAGCAAATAAACATAGAAAGAACAATTAATTTATAA